Proteins from a genomic interval of Acetobacterium woodii DSM 1030:
- a CDS encoding cobalamin B12-binding domain-containing protein, with protein sequence MLDLKVLTQAVGDLEEDDVMELLNDFVAENPSEAEAQEAVAACQGGMAIVGDLFEKGEYFVGDLIFAGELLTEAINLLKPVLGSENTAVTGKIVIGTVHGDLHDIGKNIFKSMSEAAGFEVIDLGIDVAPEIFVEKAKECQPTIIGLSGVLTLAIDSMKETVDALKAAGVDAKVIIGGNPVTKESCAYVGADEFTTNAAEGVKICQGWA encoded by the coding sequence ATGTTGGATTTAAAGGTTTTAACGCAAGCTGTTGGAGATTTAGAAGAAGATGATGTAATGGAATTATTGAATGATTTTGTAGCTGAAAATCCATCTGAAGCTGAAGCACAAGAAGCTGTTGCCGCTTGTCAGGGCGGTATGGCAATTGTGGGGGATCTTTTTGAAAAAGGTGAATATTTTGTTGGGGACCTGATTTTTGCAGGTGAGTTACTAACCGAAGCAATTAACCTCTTAAAACCTGTCTTAGGAAGTGAAAATACGGCTGTAACAGGTAAGATTGTAATTGGAACTGTGCATGGTGATTTACATGATATCGGAAAAAATATTTTTAAGAGTATGTCAGAAGCGGCCGGATTTGAAGTGATTGATTTGGGAATTGATGTCGCTCCGGAAATTTTTGTTGAAAAAGCGAAAGAATGTCAACCAACGATTATTGGATTGAGTGGCGTGTTAACTTTAGCGATTGATTCTATGAAAGAAACAGTAGATGCTTTAAAAGCGGCGGGTGTTGATGCTAAAGTCATTATTGGCGGAAATCCAGTGACTAAAGAATCCTGTGCGTATGTTGGTGCTGATGAATTCACAACCAATGCCGCTGAAGGGGTTAAAATTTGTCAGGGATGGGCATAA
- the mobA gene encoding molybdenum cofactor guanylyltransferase, giving the protein MQYFELSFLILAGGKSSRMGVNKAELDFNGQTFLETLITKAQKLGFTDIIISGYPHKTASITPVMDEFINRGPLGGLYSSFKVAKHPYCFVLCVDVPQLTEQVITSLIDYHFENKNELTLLRQNDRIEPLIGIYPASSYQKIYPLIKNGSASVFRLIDQYDYSIFDINNNDQIAANINTPEDYQHVLKKNLLSITNKK; this is encoded by the coding sequence ATGCAATATTTCGAACTTTCGTTTCTAATTTTGGCTGGTGGTAAAAGCAGTCGTATGGGGGTAAACAAAGCTGAGCTCGACTTTAATGGTCAAACCTTTCTTGAAACCCTAATCACCAAAGCTCAAAAACTTGGTTTTACAGATATCATTATTTCCGGTTACCCCCACAAAACCGCATCGATCACACCGGTGATGGACGAATTTATAAATCGTGGGCCTTTGGGGGGACTATATTCCTCTTTTAAAGTGGCTAAACACCCATATTGTTTTGTCCTCTGTGTTGATGTTCCTCAACTCACCGAACAAGTAATCACTTCATTAATTGATTATCATTTTGAAAACAAAAATGAACTCACCTTATTACGCCAAAATGATCGAATCGAACCACTGATTGGTATTTATCCCGCCAGCAGTTACCAGAAAATATACCCCCTTATTAAAAACGGTTCTGCTTCGGTATTTCGTCTCATTGATCAATATGACTATTCGATTTTTGATATTAACAACAACGATCAGATTGCCGCCAACATTAATACCCCGGAAGACTATCAACACGTGCTTAAAAAAAATCTCTTGTCCATCACTAACAAAAAATAA